The following coding sequences lie in one Lolium perenne isolate Kyuss_39 chromosome 2, Kyuss_2.0, whole genome shotgun sequence genomic window:
- the LOC127321086 gene encoding uncharacterized protein, with the protein MIAYKRAVDQAGASFAGHVVEWVDRRKNEEADALARLGSKRLQPPPGVVLDILSHPSVRAPRELDIAEPPAPDSTLVALASDSVDWTEPYLSYLERQVLPMDETKARAIVRRCKSFTIINKELYKRSVSGVFQRCVATDEGRKILRDIHAGDCGHHAGARSIVAKAFRHGFYWPTAHEDAVALIRSCAGCQKYASQSHMPGSALKTIPLTWPFDV; encoded by the coding sequence atgatTGCATACAAGCGCGCggtcgaccaagccggcgctagcTTCGCCGGCCACGTCGTCGAATGGGTCGACCGGCGCAAGAATGAGGAAGCAGATGCGCTAGCCAGActcgggtccaagcgactccaaCCTCCTCCAGGCGTTGTCCTTGatatcctcagccacccctcggtaCGCGCACCtcgcgagctggacattgccgagccCCCTGCTCCCGACTCCACTCTAGTCGCACTCGCCTCCGACAGCGTCGACTGGACGGAGCCATACCTAAGCTACCTCGAACGCCAGGTGCTGCCAATGGATGAAACCAAAGCACGAGCAATCGTACGCAGGTGCAAGTCTTTCACCATTATCAACAAAGAGCTATACAAGCGCAgcgtctcgggagtgttccagCGATGCGTCGCCACCGACGAAGGGCGCAAAATactgcgcgacatccacgcaggggactgcggccaccacgcaggcgcgcgttCCATAGTCGCCAAAGCTTTCCGCCACGGCTTCTATTGGCCGACAGCCCATGAAGACGCAGTCGCGCTCATCCGCTcgtgcgccgggtgccaaaagtatgcaagccagtcgcacatgccggGATCAGCActgaagaccatccccctcacctggccATTCGACGTCTAG